Part of the Desulfuromonas sp. genome, TTTTTATTTTCCTCCCAGAGTGATAGTACCCATGGATTTCCATATCGGTTCGAAAATAAAGAGATTGCGTAAAGCCCGGAAACTTACGCTACAGGACGTGGCCCGTGAGACCGGGTTTTCACCGGCCCTGATTTCGCAAATCGAAAATAATAACGTTTCACCGCCGATCGCCACCTTGTCAAAAATCGCCAAGTTCTTTGATGTCAAGATGGGCCATTTTTTCGAGGAAGAGGAAGAGGAACGTAAATACGAGGTGGTGCGCAAACTCGACCGCCGGGTGGTCAGCCGGGTCATTTCCAAGGCCGGTACCGGCCATGGCTATACCTATGAGGCGCTCTCGTATCGCAAGCGCAACAAGAAGATGGAACCGTTCATGCTGACGGTATCGGAGCGCGCCGAAGACGAAACCCTGTACAATCATGATGGTGAGGAGTTCCTGCTGATTATCAAGGGGACGGCCGAAGTGATCCTCGACGAAGAGCGGATTATCCTCGAAGCCGGCGACGCCGTCTACTTCGATTCCTCGCTGCGGCACCGCCTGCTGGCCAAGGATGACGAAGAGGTCCAGGTCCTGGCTGTTGTGACGCGGTAACCATCCAAGAAGACCGAAAATCAAATCTTTAT contains:
- a CDS encoding Cro/Cl family transcriptional regulator, producing MDFHIGSKIKRLRKARKLTLQDVARETGFSPALISQIENNNVSPPIATLSKIAKFFDVKMGHFFEEEEEERKYEVVRKLDRRVVSRVISKAGTGHGYTYEALSYRKRNKKMEPFMLTVSERAEDETLYNHDGEEFLLIIKGTAEVILDEERIILEAGDAVYFDSSLRHRLLAKDDEEVQVLAVVTR